Proteins from one Procambarus clarkii isolate CNS0578487 chromosome 40, FALCON_Pclarkii_2.0, whole genome shotgun sequence genomic window:
- the LOC138372898 gene encoding platelet binding protein GspB-like: MSRPASVQASKCPDQQVSRSTSVHADQQVSRPESVQASKCPGQQVSRPESVQANKCPDHQVSMQTSKCPDQQVSRPTSVHADQQVSRPTSVQTSKCPDQQVSRIASVQASKCPGQQVSRPVSVQTSKCPGQQVSKPSSVQTSKCPDQQVSRPTSVHADQQVSRIASVQARRCPGQQVSRPASVQASKCPSQQVSRPASVQTSKCPDQQVSKPASVQASKCPDPQVSRPASVQASKCPCRPASVQASKCPGQQVSRPASVQASKCPGQQVSRPKSVQTSKCPDQQVSRPASVQTSKCPDQQVSRPTSVHADQQVSRPASVQTSKCPDQQVSRPTSVQTNKCLDQQVSRPASVQTNKCPDQQVSRPTSVQASKCPDQQVSRPTSV, translated from the coding sequence ATGTCCAGGCCAGCAAGTGTCCAGGCCAGCAAGTGTCCAGACCAACAAGTGTCCAGATCAACAAGTGTCCATGCAGACCAGCAAGTGTCCAGGCCAGAAAGTGTCCAGGCCAGCAAGTGTCCAGGCCAGCAAGTGTCCAGGCCAGAAAGTGTCCAGGCCAACAAGTGTCCAGACCACCAAGTGTCCATGCAGACCAGCAAATGTCCAGACCAACAAGTGTCCAGACCAACAAGTGTCCATGCAGACCAGCAAGTGTCCAGACCAACAAGTGTCCAGACCAGCAAGTGTCCAGACCAGCAAGTGTCCAGAATAGCAAGTGTCCAGGCTAGCAAGTGTCCAGGCCAGCAAGTGTCCAGGCCAGTAAGTGTCCAGACCAGCAAGTGTCCAGGCCAGCAAGTGTCCAAGCCATCAAGTGTCCAGACCAGCAAGTGTCCAGACCAGCAAGTGTCCAGACCAACAAGTGTCCATGCAGACCAGCAAGTGTCCAGAATAGCAAGTGTCCAGGCCAGAAGGTGTCCAGGCCAGCAAGTGTCCAGACCAGCAAGTGTCCAGGCCAGCAAGTGTCCAAGCCAGCAAGTGTCCAGACCAGCAAGTGTCCAGACCAGCAAGTGTCCAGATCAGCAAGTGTCCAAGCCAGCAAGTGTCCAGGCCAGCAAGTGTCCAGACCCGCAAGTGTCCAGACCAGCAAGTGTCCAGGCCAGCAAGTGTCCATGCAGACCAGCAAGTGTCCAAGCCAGCAAGTGTCCAGGCCAGCAAGTGTCCAGGCCAGCAAGTGTCCAGGCCAGCAAGTGTCCAGGCCAGCAAGTGTCCAGACCAAAAAGTGTCCAGACCAGCAAGTGTCCAGATCAGCAAGTGTCCAGACCAGCAAGTGTCCAGACCAGCAAGTGTCCAGACCAGCAAGTGTCCAGACCAACAAGTGTCCATGCAGACCAGCAAGTGTCCAGACCAGCAAGTGTCCAGACCAGCAAGTGTCCAGACCAGCAAGTGTCCAGACCAACAAGTGTCCAGACCAACAAGTGTCTAGACCAACAAGTGTCCAGGCCAGCAAGTGTCCAGACCAACAAGTGTCCAGACCAACAAGTGTCTAGACCAACAAGTGTCCAGGCCAGCAAGTGTCCAGACCAACAAGTGTCCAGACCAACAAGTGTCTAG